The following proteins come from a genomic window of Peromyscus eremicus chromosome 23, PerEre_H2_v1, whole genome shotgun sequence:
- the Dynll1 gene encoding dynein light chain 1, cytoplasmic, producing MCDRKAVIKNADMSEEMQQDSVECATQALEKYNIEKDIAAHIKKEFDKKYNPTWHCIVGRNFGSYVTHETKHFIYFYLGQVAILLFKSG from the exons ATGTGCGACCGGAAGGCGGTGATCAAAAATGCAGACATGTCGGAAGAGATGCAACAGGACTCGGTGGAGTGCGCGACCCAGGCGTTGGAGAAGTACAACATAGAGAAGGATATTGCGGCCCATATCAAGAAG GAGTTTGACAAGAAGTACAACCCCACCTGGCACTGCATTGTGGGGCGGAACTTCGGTAGTTATGTGACACATGAAACCAAACACTTCATCTACTTCTACCTGGGTCAGGTGGCCATTCTTCTGTTCAAATCTGGTTAA